The following are encoded in a window of Telmatobacter sp. DSM 110680 genomic DNA:
- a CDS encoding glycosyltransferase codes for MRIVLSNIGTLGDINPLIALALELKRRGHSPVMALPNVYRTRLEPLGLEFHAIRPDIDPTNNVLVEMVYDIKHGTEHGLRNFLFPALRQTYDDLLDAATRPIRADLLLLGELNYAGPIVAEVTGIPWASYVLAPLSFFSAFDPPVLPPYPKLAKADKKVPGFGRVIKRVARFVSRKWPEPIYELRSELGLPRGENPLFDAKHSPYLVLALFSRVLGEEQKDWPPHTVITGFAYYDADAGNAKLPSNLEQFVASGEPPVVFTLGSAAVLAAGDFYDVSAQAAIELDKRAVLLIGSDPRNKPKHDLPASICAAEYAPFSALFSRASLVVHQGGVGTVGQCLRAGKPMLIMPYSHDQPDNARRMKRLGVAKVIQKASYTPKKVTRKLRKMLDDPALAEKARVVAAQLQAEDGVKKACDALEGLYQRSH; via the coding sequence GGCCCTCGAACTGAAACGTCGCGGGCACTCGCCGGTGATGGCGCTGCCCAATGTGTATCGGACGAGGTTAGAACCGTTGGGCCTTGAGTTCCACGCGATCCGACCGGACATTGACCCAACTAATAATGTGCTCGTGGAAATGGTCTACGACATCAAGCACGGCACAGAACACGGCTTGCGCAATTTCCTTTTTCCCGCGCTACGGCAGACGTACGACGATTTGCTTGATGCAGCTACAAGGCCGATCCGCGCCGATCTTCTGTTGCTGGGCGAGTTGAATTATGCAGGGCCGATCGTGGCGGAGGTAACTGGAATTCCGTGGGCGAGCTACGTGCTTGCGCCGCTGTCGTTCTTCTCGGCATTCGATCCTCCGGTGCTTCCTCCTTATCCCAAGCTGGCGAAGGCCGACAAGAAGGTGCCGGGATTCGGACGCGTGATCAAGCGCGTGGCGCGCTTCGTGAGCCGCAAATGGCCGGAACCGATTTACGAGTTGCGCAGTGAGTTGGGGTTGCCGCGCGGCGAGAATCCACTGTTCGATGCCAAGCACTCGCCGTATCTGGTGCTTGCGCTGTTTTCGCGGGTACTCGGCGAAGAGCAGAAGGACTGGCCGCCGCATACGGTGATCACCGGTTTCGCGTACTACGATGCCGACGCCGGCAACGCCAAACTGCCGTCGAATCTCGAACAATTTGTCGCGAGTGGCGAGCCGCCCGTGGTATTTACGCTAGGCTCGGCCGCGGTTCTCGCGGCCGGGGATTTCTACGATGTGTCGGCGCAGGCTGCCATTGAACTGGACAAGCGTGCGGTGCTGCTCATCGGCAGCGATCCTCGCAATAAGCCGAAACACGATCTTCCCGCATCGATCTGCGCAGCGGAATATGCTCCATTTTCCGCGCTGTTTTCACGTGCGTCGCTGGTGGTGCACCAGGGTGGCGTGGGAACGGTGGGGCAGTGTCTGCGTGCGGGCAAGCCGATGCTGATCATGCCTTACTCGCACGACCAGCCCGACAACGCGCGGCGTATGAAGCGGCTTGGCGTGGCGAAGGTCATACAGAAGGCAAGCTATACGCCGAAGAAAGTCACTCGCAAGCTGCGGAAGATGTTGGACGATCCGGCGCTTGCTGAGAAGGCGCGTGTGGTGGCCGCGCAGCTGCAGGCAGAAGACGGCGTAAAGAAGGCGTGCGATGCGCTCGAAGGCTTGTACCAGCGAAGTCATTGA
- a CDS encoding DUF4142 domain-containing protein — protein MQLKRIAYTLCFSAGTVLLSGMVAFAQAPGSPQQPSMPQQQTPSSSTAGNPGAGSGAYPSTAPTSQDFAEKAFVSKALEGGEAEVQLGQLAQDKSQSNDVKQFAQKMVNDHSQMADKWLKPVAKQLEVPEPKGPSKKDKKEIAKLQGLSGADFDREYITMMVKDHQQDLKEFKNEADAAQDQNVKQIAQQGSNIIAKHLQLIEQIAKAHNVDVGGSEMSSSK, from the coding sequence ATGCAATTAAAACGAATAGCTTACACGCTGTGTTTCAGTGCAGGAACAGTTTTGCTGAGCGGGATGGTTGCGTTTGCCCAGGCTCCCGGGAGCCCCCAGCAGCCTAGTATGCCGCAGCAGCAGACACCCTCGAGCTCCACCGCTGGAAACCCGGGAGCGGGATCGGGCGCTTATCCGAGTACCGCGCCCACCAGTCAAGACTTCGCCGAAAAGGCCTTTGTGAGTAAGGCGCTGGAAGGCGGCGAGGCGGAAGTGCAACTCGGGCAGCTGGCCCAGGACAAATCGCAAAGCAACGATGTGAAGCAATTCGCGCAGAAGATGGTCAACGATCACAGCCAGATGGCCGATAAGTGGTTGAAGCCAGTTGCAAAACAGCTCGAAGTCCCAGAGCCAAAGGGACCTTCCAAGAAGGACAAGAAAGAAATCGCAAAGTTGCAGGGACTGAGCGGGGCGGACTTTGATCGCGAGTACATCACGATGATGGTGAAGGATCATCAGCAGGACCTGAAGGAATTCAAGAACGAAGCTGATGCGGCCCAGGACCAGAACGTGAAGCAGATCGCGCAGCAGGGATCAAACATCATCGCGAAGCATCTTCAATTGATTGAGCAGATCGCCAAGGCCCACAACGTTGATGTCGGCGGCAGCGAGATGTCAAGTTCGAAATAA